A genome region from Scomber japonicus isolate fScoJap1 chromosome 15, fScoJap1.pri, whole genome shotgun sequence includes the following:
- the tekt2 gene encoding tektin-2: MSSLTAKPSLHHSVSEWNSNNYQLSATAQHERQVSNVIRHEGRSLRNETNCKTTWDESDTSRRLSDRVWDVARWKEALETCAQSVDKEMEALTLSKEQNEHALAATAVPLEVSTECLTLREGRRGYELVTDPVDEQLKKEVELIERVQQVLQQHIDKAFEQLCILQETRHQLTADLQNKMDTLDIDMSCLSLTIKSPMISLKTNPTRIPSGSSTPQEWVQFSQYNVARAQQAMQVSQQMREDMSLSRAQLQNELETQRRATEFALRKRNHHEEQARDELEWQIKNTEDEMADMESDIHRLDADLQAKTASLKLAHTRLENRTSRPGMDLCRDEVQHGLINEVSQLDASITALKQKLFEAQHSLQKMKLHHARMLQDLSRKQEALSLEQRSMNTRTRLKPTSCSDKSPVLLVPLTNSSGRSNLQLLAQ, from the exons ATGTCTTCGCTTACTGCAAAGCCCAGCCTGCACCACAGTGTGTCAGAATGGAACAGCAACAACTATCAGCTGTCTGCCACCGCACAACACGAGCGACAGGTTTCTAATGTGATCCGTCATGAAGGCAGGTCATTACGTAACGAGACCAACTGTAAG ACAACCTGGGATGAGAGCGATACCTCTCGCAGGTTGAGCGACCGGGTCTGGGATGTTGCTCGATGGAAGGAAGCATTGGAAACCTGCGCACAAAGTGTAGACAAAGAGATGGAAGCTCTAACTCTG TCCAAAGAGCAGAATGAGCATGCCCTGGCTGCTACTGCCGTTCCCCTGGAGGTCAGTACCGAGTGTCTGACACTGAGGGAGGGACGGCGAGGGTACGAGCTGGTCACCGACCCTGTGGATGAGCAACTGAAAAAAGAAGTGGAGCTGATTGAAAGAGTACAGCAAGTTCTCCAGCAGCACATAGACAAGGCCTTTGAGCAGCTGTG TATTTTGCAGGAGACTCGGCACCAGCTGACTGCTGACCTTCAAAACAAGATGGACACCCTAGACATTGATATGTCCTGCCTGTCACTTACAATAAAGTCACCTATGATCTCCCTGAAGACCAATCCTACTCGTATACCGTCAGG GTCCTCCACCCCCCAGGAGTGGGTCCAGTTCAGCCAGTATAATGTGGCTCGTGCCCAGCAAGCTATGCAGGTGTCCCAGCAAATGAGGGAGGACATGAGTCTCAGCAGAGCCCAG CTGCAGAATGAGTTGGAAACTCAGCGCAGGGCTACAGAGTTTGCTCTTCGTAAGCGCAATCACCACGAAGAGCAGGCACGCGATGAGCTCGAATggcaaataaaaaat acTGAAGATGAAATGGCAGATATGGAGAGCGACATCCACAGGCTGGATGCAGATCTGCAGGCAAAGACAGCCTCTCTGAAGTTGGCTCACACCAGACTGGAGAACAGGACCAGCAGACCTGGGATGGACCTGTGCAGAGACGAG gtgcAGCACGGCCTCATTAATGAAGTTAGTCAACTGGATGCTTCAATCACGGCTCTGAAGCAGAAGCTCTTTGAGGCTCA ACACTCATTACAGAAGATGAAGCTCCATCATGCCCGCATGTTGCAGGATCTTTCCAGAAAACAGGAAGCCCTGTCTCTGGAACAGCGAAGCATGAACACTCGCACCCGCCTAAAACCAACTTCCTGCAGTGATAAAAGCCCGGTGCTGTTGGTCCCGCTCACAAACTCTAGTGGGAGGAGCAACCTGCAGCTGCTGGCTCAGTAA